A single Mastomys coucha isolate ucsf_1 chromosome X, UCSF_Mcou_1, whole genome shotgun sequence DNA region contains:
- the Spin4 gene encoding spindlin-4 encodes MSPPTVPPTGVDGVSAYLMKKRHTHKKQRRKPTFLTHRNIVGCRIQHGWKEGNEPVEQWKGTVLEQVSVKPTLYIIKYDGKDSVYGLELHRDKRVLALEILPERVPSPRVDSRLADSLVGKAVGHVFEGEHGKKDEWKGMVLARAPIMDTWFYITYEKDPVLYMYTLLDDYKDGDLRIIPDSNYYFPTAEQEPGEVLDSLVGKQVEHAKDDGSKRTGIFIHQVVAKPSVYFIKFDDDIHIYVYGLVKTP; translated from the coding sequence ATGTCTCCTCCGACCGTGCCTCCTACTGGGGTGGATGGTGTGTCCGCGTACCTGATGAAGAAAAGGCACACTCACAAGAAGCAGCGGCGTAAGCCCACTTTCCTCACTCATAGGAACATCGTGGGCTGCCGCATTCAACACGGCTGGAAAGAAGGCAATGAGCCAGTGGAGCAATGGAAAGGTACTGTACTCGAGCAGGTTTCCGTGAAGCCTACTCTGTATATCATCAAATATGATGGCAAAGACAGTGTGTACGGACTGGAACTGCACAGAGATAAGAGAGTTTTAGCGCTGGAGATTCTTCCTGAGAGAGTTCCTTCTCCTCGCGTTGACTCTCGCCTGGCCGATTCCCTGGTTGGGAAGGCAGTGGGACATGTGTTCGAAGGTGAGCATGGCAAGAAAGATGAGTGGAAGGGTATGGTGTTGGCGCGAGCCCCCATAATGGATACTTGGTTTTACATCACCTACGAGAAAGATCCGGTCCTCTATATGTACACCCTGCTTGACGACTACAAAGATGGTGACCTGCGTATCATTCCAGATTCCAACTACTACTTTCCTACAGCAGAACAGGAGCCCGGGGAGGTGCTCGACAGTCTTGTGGGCAAGCAGGTGGAACACGCCAAAGACGACGGGTCCAAGAGAACTGGAATTTTTATTCATCAGGTGGTAGCCAAGCCATCTGTCTACTTCATTAAGTTTGATGATGATATTCACATTTATGTCTATGGTTTGGTGAAAACCCCGTAA